GAACTCATGATCCCGAACCCATCGACCTTGCCCTGGTAAAGCAGGTCGATCGCGTCGATAGTCATCGCCATATCCGTGGCGTTCTTACCAGCTGTCATATCGAACTGCTGGTAAGGAAGGATACCGTACTTGTGGCTCAGCGGCCCCCAATTCGAGAGATTCGGCTTGGTAAAGTTACCGTAGGCGCGCTTGATGTTCACTTGCCCCAGTTCGGCCATCACGGTCAGCACCGGATCGATCCCCTTGGGTGACGTGTTGTCCGCATCGATCAGCAGGGCGATGTTTTGTAGGGGTTTTTCAGGCATGGATGATCCTTGGCGGTGCAGAGCCCCGCGCGCAAGTCACTTCGCGGGCTGGAACTGACCCGTTTCCTCGTCGCGTACATAGAGAACGCCTTCCGCGATTGAGAAGAAAGCGCCACGAAGCTTGAGCGAACCATCGGCCTCGCGCTTGCGAACGCAGGCGAAGGTCCGCAAATTTGCGAGACTGACGCCAACCGCCGCAAGTTCCATTGCGCGTTCGGCTTCCCCTCCTTCAGTGCCGTGCTTGGCCACAACCTCATCCCGCGCATCATCTAGCAGGCCAACCCAGTTCGCGATGAACCCGCCTTCGCCCGGAGCATTCCCATAAAGGTCGCGGGACAGCGCAGCCTGGCAGCCACCGCACATACCGTGGCCCATTACCACAATCTGGCGAACCTTGAGAAAATTGACCGCAAATTCCAGAGCGGCCGAAACCCCGTGCTGGCCGGCAGATTCTTCGTAGGGCGGAACGAGCGCCGCAACATTGCGCACGACGAAAATCTCGCCCGGATCGACATCGAATATCTGTGCAGGGTCCACACGGCTGTCGGAACAGCCAATAATCATGAGCTTCGGGCTCTGCCCCTCGGCCACGAGCTTGTCATACCGTTCCCTCTGCTCGGGATAACCGTCGGCGCGGAAGCGATGATAACCGCGCAGTAGTTCGGTAAACTCGGGCATCAGAAACGCTCCCCGCGGATTACCTCTACGTCCCACATCGACAGTAACAGCCCATGACTGGTCAGGATCGGCGCGATGTCCTCTGCCAGGGCCATCGCCTTGTCCTGGGGAGCAATCGTCAGGATCAGCACCTTGTCCGTGCCCATCACGCGTTCCTCGCGCCAGCGGCCTTCGCGGCCCTTGCCGGACTGAACAGGCGTCACCGTCCACCCGGTAATGCCGGCACGGTCGATGGCGTCGGTAACGCGGCGCTGGAGCGCCGTGTCGGTCAAAATCTCGATGCGTTTCCTGATGACGGTTTCGATCATATCAATTCCCTCAGGCGACAGCCAGACGGCTCGCCAGAGCGCCAATCAAGCCGATATTGATTAGGATGTTGAACGGGAAGGTCACACTCAACGACATGGTGAGGTAGATGCCTGCATCGGCCTGGGGCAGGGCGAGGCGCATGGCTGCTGGCACGGCGATGTAGCTGGCACTGGCGCACAGGACGCCAAGTGCGGCTGCAGAGCCGACGTCGAGGCCGATTGCACTACCCAGGATCGTTCCGAGCGCTCCATTCACGAGGGGCAGGATTATCGCCACGAGAGCGAGGCGGACTGTCATCGCCCGCGCATCCATCAGACGCCGCGCCGCGATCAGACCCATGTCGAGGAGGAACAGGCACAGGACACCCTTGAAACCTGCCTGGAAGAACGGCTCGACATCTGCAAATCCGCTGGCGCCGGAAATCATGCCGATAGCGAATGCTCCAAGAAGGAGCACCACCGATGCATTGAAAAACACCTCATGCAGCAGTTCGCCTGTGCCCTGATCGTTCTTCGCATCCTTCTTGTCGATCGCCTTGCGAGCGAGCAACAGGCCGGTGAGGATCGCGGGAGTCTCCATTGCGGCCATTACCGCGACCATGAAACCGCCCGGCGGGATGCCGCGTAGTTCGTAGACTTCGACGGCGGTCACGAATGTCACCACGCTGACCGACCCGTAATGGGCCGCCACTGCGCCGGAATTGAGCGTATCGAGTTTTGCAAATCCCTTGAGGACTGCAAAAGCGAACAATGGGATGAGAAAGCTTGCGCCAATACCGGCTAGCAGGGCCAAGGCGACCGTCGTGTCGACACCGCTTTCCGAAACGGCGACCCCGCCTTTGAGGCCGATCGCCGCCATAAGGTAAAGCGACATCCCCTTGGCGAGAGCTTCCGGAACCGCAAGTTCGGACCGCGCAAAGGCCGCAAGCATGCCCAGCACGAAGAACAGGATCACGGGTGATGTGAAGGTCTCTAGTGTTGCAGCATCCATACGCGATTCAGTAGAATGCGCCGGATGCGACGGCAAGTAAGCAATGGGCAACATATCCACGGGTTGCTTGGGAGGCTCGGCAAGCCTAGATGGGCGGCGCAATGAACGACCTTTCTTCCGCTCCCGCTCCCGAAGACGAACGCCCGCGCAAGAAGCGCAAGCCGGACTGGATCCGGGTGAAGGCGCCCGTCAGCAAAGGTTATCAGGAAACGCGCAAGCTTATGCGCGACCTCAAGCTCAATACGGTTTGCGAAGAAGCGGCCTGTCCCAATATCGGGGAATGCTGGGACAAGAAGCACGCCACCGTCATGATCCTGGGCGATGTCTGCACGCGCGCCTGCGCCTTCTGTAATGTGAAGACCGGAATGCCGCGCCTCGTCGATCCGATGGAACCGGAGAATGTCGCAATCGCGGCTGGCCAGATGGGTTTGCAGCACATCGTTATCACCAGTGTCGATCGTGACGACCTGCCCGATGGCGGTGCCGGTCAGTTCGTGAAGGTGATCAAGGCGCTGCGTCGCGAAACGCCGGACACGACCATCGAAATCCTCACGCCAGACTTCCGTGGCAAGATGCGCCCGGCAGTCGAAGCAATCTGCGAGGCGGGACCGGACGTTTACAACCACAACCTCGAAACCGTGCCGCGTCTCTATCCCACGATCCGCCCTGGCGCGCGCTACTATGCCTCGCTGCGGTTGCTGGAAGAAGTGAAGTCGCACGATCCAATGATCTTCACTAAGTCGGGCATCATGCTCGGCCTTGGCGAGCAGCGCCTCGAAGTGCACCAGGTGATGGACGACATGCGCAGCGCGGACGTCGATTTCATTACCATGGGCCAGTACCTCCAGCCCACGCCTCGCCACGCCAATGTGGAAGATTTCGTCACACCAAAGGCTTTCGCAGCCTATGGTTCGATCGCGCGTGCAAAGGGGTTCCTTCAGGTGGCTTCGAGTCCGTTGACGCGGTCGAGCTATCACGCGGGCGACGATTTTGCGCAAATGCGGGCGGCTCGTGAAGCCAAGCTTGCGAAGGAGCAGGCGAGGGCGTCCGCCTGATGCCAGGCATCACCGAGACCCGGCGGCTCCCCTATAGCTGCGAGCAGATGTTCGACCTGGTAGCCGATGTTGGCAACTACTCGAAGTTCCTGCCGTGGGTTGTGGCCACGCGGGTACGCAGCGACAGCGAGACCGAAATGGTCGCCGACATGCTCGTCGGCTTCAAGGCGATCCGCGAGAAATTCACGTCACGGGTAGTCAAGAGCCGACCGGACTTCATCGAAGTGTTCTACGTCGACGGTCCGCTCAAGGATCTCGACAACAAGTGGACCTTCCGCTGCCTGCCCGATGGCGGGTGCGAAATCGATTTCTGCGTCGATTTCAGCTTTCGCAATGCTGTTTTCGAAGCGCTGGCCGGCCAGTATTTCGACCGGGCTTTTCGCAAGATGGTCGAAGCCTTCGAGAAGCGGGCGGATGACCTCTACGGCCGCGAGAACGCCGCGGCGAACCTTTAAGGCAGCAACAGATCAAGCGCGCAAAGGGTCGCTTCCTTGCGGATGTCGGCGCGCGACGTCGGTTCGAACCGCTTCAATTCGCCCTCGGGCTCGCCTTCTTGTCCGCGCACGACCTTGGCGAAAACCACTGTGCCGACCGGTTTGTGCTGGGTCCCGCCTCCGGGACCTGCAACGCCGCTGATGGCCACGGCGACATCGGCGTTGCTGCGCGCCAATGCTCCCTTGGCCATGGCCCATGCGCAGGCGATCGAAACCGCTCCGAAAGTCTCGATGATATCGAGCGAGACGTCGAGCATCTCGATTTTCGATTCGTTCGAGTAGGTCACGAACCCGCGGTCCAGAACGGCAGAGGAGCCGGGAATTTCGGTCAGCGCTGCCGCAACAAGCCCGCCCGTGCAGCTTTCCGCCACCACGACCTTGCGTCCTGCGGCCGAATTCTCCTCGATCACCCGCTTGGCGAGTTCGTCGATTTCTTCGGGGAGTAGGGCCTGGAGCGTCATGCTCACCTCTTGAACTAGTTGCGGATTACCGTTGCGATTGCCTGCGCAGCGATACCTTCGCCGCGACCGGTGAATCCCAGCCTTTCGGTGGTGGTCGCCTTCACCGATATGCTGTCGATGTCAACGCCCGCGAGGTCCGCGATCCGCGCTCTCATGGCAGCGCGATGGGGGCCGATCTTTGGCGCTTCGCAGATTATCGTCAGATCGATGTTGCCGATTCGATACCCGGCCTCGCCAACCAGCTTCACGGCGTGGAGCAGGAACTTGTCACTGCTCGCACCTTTCCACTGCGGATCGCTCGGAGGAAAATGATCGCCGATATCGCCGCGTGCCACGGCACCGAGGAGCGCATCCACAATGGTATGGAGGGCAACGTCGGCATCGCTGTGGCCGGACAGGCCTTTCTCGTAGTCGATACGGATACCCCCGAGCCATAGCTCTTCACCTTGCACCAGTCGGTGCACGTCGAAACCCATGCCGGTTCTCACGTCGAGGGATGGGGTCACGAAGTCCTCCGCAAATGTCAGTTTCTTCAGTCGCTCGTCACCTTCGACGAGGGTCACTTCTCCTCCGCATGCGCGAAGGACCTGCGCATCGTCGCCCGCATCGCTCGTGCCGGTCCAAGCCCTGTGAGCATTCCGGATTGCATCGAAGCGGAAAGCCTGCGGGGTCTGGACCCGCCGCAGGACATTACGATCCGCCGAACCGGACATCAGGCCGTCGGCCTCGATCGCAAGACTGTCGACGACGGGCAGGGTCGGGATCGCGCCTTCGTGACTTCCCAGCGCTTCCAGCAGGCCAGCGATCACCGCACGCGGGACGTCCGGGCGCGCGGCATCGTGAATGAGGACGCTATTTGCAGACCCGATTGCTTCCAGCGCGTTCGCGACCGATTCCTGCCGGGTGCTGCCTCCTTCGACTAACAACACTTCCAGACCGGCCAAAGCCTCTCGTGCAAGCGCTTCACCGCCGGGCGGGATTGCAACGACCACCTGACTTGCACCTTCGCCGAGAAAAGCCTCGACCGAATGGCGCACGACAGGCTTGCCGCGCCACCTCGCAAACTGCTTAGGAAGGGGCTGGCCGGCACGAATGCCCTTGCCAGCAGCGACGACGATCGCGGCGAAGGTGGGGAGGGGGGGATGGTTTGCCATCGCCTTGCCCGCTAGCCGCTTGCCGTTTTCGCTGCAACGCACTATGTGCCTGCCCAATTATTAGGCACACGCACAACTCATGAGCGCACATCCCAAACCGCCCGTACCACCGAGACCGATCGACATCGGCCGCGTCCGGATCGACACGCCTGTCGTTCTGGCCCCGATGACGGGCGTCACGGACCTG
This DNA window, taken from Qipengyuania seohaensis, encodes the following:
- a CDS encoding carbonic anhydrase; protein product: MPEFTELLRGYHRFRADGYPEQRERYDKLVAEGQSPKLMIIGCSDSRVDPAQIFDVDPGEIFVVRNVAALVPPYEESAGQHGVSAALEFAVNFLKVRQIVVMGHGMCGGCQAALSRDLYGNAPGEGGFIANWVGLLDDARDEVVAKHGTEGGEAERAMELAAVGVSLANLRTFACVRKREADGSLKLRGAFFSIAEGVLYVRDEETGQFQPAK
- a CDS encoding P-II family nitrogen regulator encodes the protein MIETVIRKRIEILTDTALQRRVTDAIDRAGITGWTVTPVQSGKGREGRWREERVMGTDKVLILTIAPQDKAMALAEDIAPILTSHGLLLSMWDVEVIRGERF
- a CDS encoding sodium-dependent bicarbonate transport family permease, encoding MDAATLETFTSPVILFFVLGMLAAFARSELAVPEALAKGMSLYLMAAIGLKGGVAVSESGVDTTVALALLAGIGASFLIPLFAFAVLKGFAKLDTLNSGAVAAHYGSVSVVTFVTAVEVYELRGIPPGGFMVAVMAAMETPAILTGLLLARKAIDKKDAKNDQGTGELLHEVFFNASVVLLLGAFAIGMISGASGFADVEPFFQAGFKGVLCLFLLDMGLIAARRLMDARAMTVRLALVAIILPLVNGALGTILGSAIGLDVGSAAALGVLCASASYIAVPAAMRLALPQADAGIYLTMSLSVTFPFNILINIGLIGALASRLAVA
- the lipA gene encoding lipoyl synthase codes for the protein MNDLSSAPAPEDERPRKKRKPDWIRVKAPVSKGYQETRKLMRDLKLNTVCEEAACPNIGECWDKKHATVMILGDVCTRACAFCNVKTGMPRLVDPMEPENVAIAAGQMGLQHIVITSVDRDDLPDGGAGQFVKVIKALRRETPDTTIEILTPDFRGKMRPAVEAICEAGPDVYNHNLETVPRLYPTIRPGARYYASLRLLEEVKSHDPMIFTKSGIMLGLGEQRLEVHQVMDDMRSADVDFITMGQYLQPTPRHANVEDFVTPKAFAAYGSIARAKGFLQVASSPLTRSSYHAGDDFAQMRAAREAKLAKEQARASA
- a CDS encoding type II toxin-antitoxin system RatA family toxin, which translates into the protein MPGITETRRLPYSCEQMFDLVADVGNYSKFLPWVVATRVRSDSETEMVADMLVGFKAIREKFTSRVVKSRPDFIEVFYVDGPLKDLDNKWTFRCLPDGGCEIDFCVDFSFRNAVFEALAGQYFDRAFRKMVEAFEKRADDLYGRENAAANL
- a CDS encoding CinA family protein; protein product: MTLQALLPEEIDELAKRVIEENSAAGRKVVVAESCTGGLVAAALTEIPGSSAVLDRGFVTYSNESKIEMLDVSLDIIETFGAVSIACAWAMAKGALARSNADVAVAISGVAGPGGGTQHKPVGTVVFAKVVRGQEGEPEGELKRFEPTSRADIRKEATLCALDLLLP
- a CDS encoding bifunctional 2-C-methyl-D-erythritol 4-phosphate cytidylyltransferase/2-C-methyl-D-erythritol 2,4-cyclodiphosphate synthase; this encodes MANHPPLPTFAAIVVAAGKGIRAGQPLPKQFARWRGKPVVRHSVEAFLGEGASQVVVAIPPGGEALAREALAGLEVLLVEGGSTRQESVANALEAIGSANSVLIHDAARPDVPRAVIAGLLEALGSHEGAIPTLPVVDSLAIEADGLMSGSADRNVLRRVQTPQAFRFDAIRNAHRAWTGTSDAGDDAQVLRACGGEVTLVEGDERLKKLTFAEDFVTPSLDVRTGMGFDVHRLVQGEELWLGGIRIDYEKGLSGHSDADVALHTIVDALLGAVARGDIGDHFPPSDPQWKGASSDKFLLHAVKLVGEAGYRIGNIDLTIICEAPKIGPHRAAMRARIADLAGVDIDSISVKATTTERLGFTGRGEGIAAQAIATVIRN